One Plasmodium reichenowi strain SY57 chromosome Unknown, whole genome shotgun sequence genomic window carries:
- a CDS encoding metabolite/drug transporter, putative — LISSNAGIEHNGYLLTLFSLLQFTGSIFFGRMADIWGVKKSFYLSLISSCLMYLMIMVCESTWAYYISFLPSFFMQTFQASSLLVCLKTNFDKRTGALGYLNLSYGMGIIFGSFLAGVMVNFVGSRGNLLIALLSQLIALCISTTLEEDPKLLKSSNVDKMKMSEILLSIKNEYIRVLNLFKKTYGICLLILFGLLPILMTKFAFAPVVVDMFKLTPSHTSYLMTYAGIITIIAEGILAPYLSSLLGDMICCKYSIPLTLTGFLLLSLCGANESLVLIFMSIPLCGGALLYICGTSQMTKRVEESELGSIIGLNTSLFYAVTIIAPYIAFKSYIALGLGLYWLLCAFICFVVTFYIFVLDKSTLKIFKDDKDSIETMFSSIKSIL, encoded by the exons GACAT atgGGGTGTAAAAAAGTCcttttatttatctttaATTTCCTCTTGCTTAATGTACCTAATG ATCATGGTGTGCGAATCGACGTGGGCCTACTACATCAGCTTCTTACCATCCTTTTTTATGCAAACATTTCAAGCTTCCTCCTTATTAGTGTGcttaaaaacaaatttcGACAAAAGGACAGGAGCCTTAGGTTATCTAAATCTAAGTTATGGAATGGGTATTATATTCGGTAGTTTCTTAGCAGGTGTTATGGTAAACTTTGTAGGGTCAAGAGGCAATTTATTAATTGCATTATTATCTCAATTAATAGCTTTATGTATAAGTACAACGTTAGAAGAAGATCCGAAATTATTGAAGAGCTCTAATGTGgataaaatgaaaatgtcAGAAATACTTTTAagtattaaaaatgaatacaTAAGAGTATTAAatttgtttaaaaaaacatatggaatatgtttattaatACTTTTTGGATTATTACCTATATTAATGACAAAATTTGCTTTTGCTCCGGTAGTTGTAGATATGTTTAAATTAACTCCTTCACATACATCATATCTAATGACTTATGCAGGTATAATAACTATTATTGCTGAAGGGATACTTGCTCCTTATTTAAGTTCTTTACTAGGGGATATGATTTGTTGTAAATATTCGATACCACTAACATTAACAGgatttttattattatcattatgtGGGGCTAACGAATCACTTGtacttatatttatgtCTATACCATTATGTGGAGGTgctttattatatatatgtggaACTAGCCAAATGACAAAACGAGTGGAAGAATCAGAATTGGGTTCTATTATTGGTTTAAATACATCTCTTTTTTATGCCGTTACAATAATAGCTCCATATATTGCCtttaaatcatatataGCCTTGGGATTGGGTTTATATTG GCTCCTATGTGCCtttatttgttttgttGTTACTTTCTACATTTTCGTACTTGATAAATCTACccttaaaatttttaaagaCGATAAGGACAGCATAGAAACAATGTTTTCCAGTATTAAGTCGatttta